A window of Osmerus mordax isolate fOsmMor3 chromosome 11, fOsmMor3.pri, whole genome shotgun sequence genomic DNA:
TCCAGCCAAAACCCTGAAGCTACAATAGAACTGTCGACTCAAACTTGGATCTCTGACAACCGTTCAAGGCCAATCATTCAAACCAGACCAGATCCAACCACTCCAGGGATGGAATCATACTTCAAAACCTCCACAAAGACAATGCAACCCAACACAACCAAAGACCAATCAGGAGTGACATCAGTTGTGGTTGTGCGAGGAGAAGACTTGAAGAGAGATTCAAGTACAACAGCCAGTGAAGGTCCTCTCCCAACCACCCCATCACAAGTTTCAATCCAGGAAATGACGACCTCCTCGACAAAATCCATTGATGAACAACCAACAGACCAGCTTGCTGCTACAACCTCAGACTCCACTGACCCTAGTTCAACATTCATGTCTGAAACAAACACTACAACACCAACCACAGTGAGTAAGGCTGTTGACATGACTACCAGCACCAAGGGCCTCATCACTCAAGTGGTCAACACTGAGATGACGGTAATTGTTTCCACTACCACTGCAGTCACAACAAAAAGAGAACCAATTGATCGACCAACAAAGGCAACAAATCAGAAAAAACCCAAAGAGGCGGGTAATCACGGCACAGTGGTGGCGGTACTGATTGGTGGAGCAATAATAATTATGATGCTCGGTTTTGTCGTCATCTTCATGAAGAAACGAAGGCTACAGAGAAAACAGATGATGAACACAGAATGGGctggcccctcccctttcctggaCGGTGTAGTTGATGACGATGACAACGGACAAGTCCACTTAAGAGGATCACAGCGTATTTCTTTAGTGGGATTCCTGCCTCAGAGGTTGTCCACGAGGCTGTCTTTGCTTCAGGAGACAAATACAGACTACAACATGGAGGATATTCCACAAAGTACATTTGGAAGGGAGTTAAGTTCTGGAGAGGTGGAACCAAGCAA
This region includes:
- the LOC136951850 gene encoding protein EVI2B, which gives rise to MEGLHFAFVLVLWMLPLGLNGTVTPEQLTHFTSSRNDEVILTDQTKLFTLAQQNTKSTHTLKSSQNPEATIELSTQTWISDNRSRPIIQTRPDPTTPGMESYFKTSTKTMQPNTTKDQSGVTSVVVVRGEDLKRDSSTTASEGPLPTTPSQVSIQEMTTSSTKSIDEQPTDQLAATTSDSTDPSSTFMSETNTTTPTTVSKAVDMTTSTKGLITQVVNTEMTVIVSTTTAVTTKREPIDRPTKATNQKKPKEAGNHGTVVAVLIGGAIIIMMLGFVVIFMKKRRLQRKQMMNTEWAGPSPFLDGVVDDDDNGQVHLRGSQRISLVGFLPQRLSTRLSLLQETNTDYNMEDIPQSTFGRELSSGEVEPSNETKLGAKKIEDKESPSSISPTIPSTDHDNDDPKTPATTEDTASNSDHLLVHPLSPPKDSLPLMDIDLSPRPDAIPSVPNTAGAIIPPAPPLPMST